Proteins encoded within one genomic window of Novipirellula galeiformis:
- a CDS encoding hybrid sensor histidine kinase/response regulator, whose protein sequence is MDEQEFAALLMETFLQELREHLDTLSHELLAVEKEQSPKQLDESWKTIFRAAHTLKGAAAAVAVEPIQFACHHLEDIFGFYRDQGVAAPAAMTSRMLKVIDAIEDVAARLRAKEDLNDSTLVGMLPELKQFANELAAPDSSRVPPDETGSHEEDESPPRDSTNIASVPDETHSDDAAISKTDQGVQTFLDEVDGPVATLASSALQLENARSEEQQLEQLNLLFKATDSLKVAAATARIEGIHEVCDRLQTLLSNLHEDTTQVSADHVSRILEVANTITDTAQRLRANERLKSAPFQKLVTKLNRSIDAIPHEEPSGVTAACPHDPARAGEPDRSPNADTSDADTSDADTSDADTSDADTSGTPQSASSTAKSATAKSASAKSTSEASQTPQRASAKSNVKRIVIAEKAASIRVPAQKLDALLTHSGELLVVRGRFSQRAKEASELRDLAVELKNRWHHAQRKLRQSTQASELAALETASAQSALWMEETSEAFATLTKKIEALSMGLESDNRLLGQTCKLLDDEVYRVRMLPLADACGGLERAARDIATSTNKKVNFNIEGADIEVDRSVLEGLKDPLLHLVRNAVDHGIEKPAARVAAGKPEIASLTVSAALRGGHVEVQVRDDGAGFDLPRICATARQRGIEVPEDRRAQTRLVFAPGFSTAKMITDISGRGVGLDVVQTRVESLHGTVDVSFSEGKGTCFTLVVPLTLTTIRCMLVVANEQMYAIPTTAVQRLVRFGIHDVRTSLGRDTLLLQQTPTPLASLAATLGMKSKGLIAGKSSKGLAVILMAGEQQVVVEVDDVLAEQDVLVKNLGPRFRRLRHFSGCTLLPSGRIAMVLNASNVVRSALGLTPDRTAVEKRPSDTFARKHLLLVDDSVTTRALLKNILETAGYDVVATSDGEQAWLAAQQHRFDGVVSDVDMPRVDGFELVRRLRDHQATAEIPIVLVTARGSDDDKERGVQVGANGYIVKDTFDQANLLDTIAQLV, encoded by the coding sequence ATGGACGAACAAGAATTTGCAGCACTATTAATGGAGACCTTTCTCCAGGAACTCCGCGAACATCTTGACACCTTAAGCCATGAGTTACTTGCGGTTGAAAAAGAACAATCGCCGAAGCAATTGGACGAGTCGTGGAAGACCATCTTTCGGGCCGCCCATACACTCAAGGGGGCTGCCGCTGCGGTCGCCGTGGAACCGATCCAATTTGCGTGCCATCATCTAGAAGACATCTTCGGTTTCTATCGAGACCAGGGAGTTGCAGCGCCCGCAGCAATGACCTCTCGAATGCTAAAGGTGATTGACGCCATCGAAGACGTCGCCGCCCGCTTGCGTGCCAAGGAGGATCTCAACGACTCGACCCTGGTCGGGATGTTGCCCGAACTCAAACAATTCGCCAACGAATTGGCTGCTCCCGATTCATCCCGTGTGCCCCCAGATGAAACAGGTTCGCATGAGGAGGACGAGTCCCCTCCCCGCGATTCGACAAACATCGCCTCCGTCCCCGACGAAACCCACTCCGATGACGCAGCAATTTCCAAAACCGATCAAGGGGTACAAACCTTCTTGGACGAAGTCGACGGGCCCGTGGCAACCCTTGCTTCGAGCGCATTGCAACTCGAGAACGCGCGTAGCGAGGAACAGCAGCTCGAGCAACTCAACCTGCTTTTCAAGGCCACGGATAGTTTAAAAGTGGCCGCCGCCACGGCCCGCATCGAGGGTATCCACGAGGTCTGTGATCGGCTGCAGACGCTGCTGTCGAATCTGCATGAGGACACTACCCAAGTATCGGCGGATCATGTCTCACGCATCCTTGAAGTCGCCAATACGATTACCGATACCGCGCAACGGCTCAGGGCGAATGAACGCTTAAAATCGGCACCGTTCCAAAAGCTAGTAACGAAACTGAACCGCTCGATCGACGCGATACCGCACGAAGAACCCTCGGGCGTCACCGCAGCGTGTCCCCACGATCCCGCGCGAGCCGGCGAGCCGGATCGATCACCGAACGCCGATACGTCGGATGCGGACACTTCAGACGCAGACACTTCAGACGCGGATACGTCGGATGCGGATACGTCGGGCACGCCTCAGTCTGCGTCCTCCACTGCCAAATCGGCCACTGCCAAATCGGCCAGCGCCAAATCCACCAGCGAAGCGAGCCAAACACCGCAACGTGCTTCCGCCAAATCGAATGTGAAACGCATTGTGATTGCGGAGAAAGCGGCTTCGATACGTGTTCCCGCCCAAAAGCTCGATGCCTTGCTCACCCACAGCGGTGAACTCTTGGTGGTGCGTGGACGGTTCTCGCAACGTGCCAAAGAAGCCAGCGAATTGCGTGACTTGGCCGTCGAGTTAAAAAATCGGTGGCACCATGCCCAACGGAAGCTTCGCCAGTCGACACAGGCATCCGAGCTTGCCGCCTTGGAAACCGCCTCCGCTCAATCCGCCCTTTGGATGGAAGAAACATCGGAGGCCTTTGCGACGCTAACCAAGAAAATCGAAGCGTTGTCGATGGGGCTCGAATCCGACAACCGTTTGCTAGGACAAACCTGCAAGCTATTGGACGATGAGGTCTACCGCGTGCGGATGCTCCCGTTGGCGGACGCCTGTGGCGGACTCGAGCGGGCAGCTCGCGACATCGCGACGTCCACCAACAAAAAGGTCAACTTCAATATCGAAGGAGCGGATATCGAAGTCGACCGCTCCGTACTCGAGGGACTCAAAGATCCGCTGCTTCACCTGGTTCGCAATGCAGTCGACCATGGCATTGAGAAACCAGCAGCGCGGGTGGCCGCGGGGAAACCGGAGATCGCGTCGCTGACCGTTAGCGCTGCGCTGCGTGGCGGACACGTGGAAGTGCAGGTTCGAGACGATGGCGCCGGTTTTGATTTGCCGCGGATTTGTGCCACCGCGAGACAACGTGGGATCGAGGTCCCCGAAGATCGTCGCGCCCAAACCCGTTTGGTATTCGCGCCCGGTTTTTCGACGGCAAAAATGATCACCGATATCTCGGGCCGAGGCGTGGGACTCGACGTCGTGCAAACGCGAGTGGAATCGTTGCACGGCACCGTGGACGTCAGCTTCAGCGAAGGCAAAGGGACCTGTTTTACGCTCGTGGTCCCACTCACCTTGACGACGATCCGCTGCATGTTAGTGGTCGCGAACGAACAAATGTACGCCATCCCGACCACGGCGGTCCAGCGTCTGGTTCGCTTCGGGATCCATGACGTTCGCACCTCCCTGGGACGCGATACACTGCTGCTTCAGCAAACGCCCACCCCGCTAGCCTCACTCGCGGCGACGCTGGGCATGAAATCCAAAGGGCTGATCGCCGGTAAATCATCCAAGGGGTTGGCGGTCATCTTAATGGCGGGCGAACAACAGGTTGTTGTCGAAGTCGATGATGTCTTGGCCGAGCAAGACGTGCTCGTAAAAAATCTGGGCCCCCGATTCCGGCGACTACGGCATTTCTCGGGATGCACGCTGCTCCCTAGCGGGCGGATTGCAATGGTCCTGAACGCCTCGAATGTCGTGCGATCGGCACTCGGACTCACCCCCGACCGCACCGCGGTTGAAAAACGCCCATCCGACACGTTCGCCCGCAAACACTTGCTGCTGGTGGATGATTCCGTCACCACACGCGCGTTACTAAAGAATATCCTCGAAACTGCGGGATATGACGTGGTTGCGACATCCGATGGCGAACAAGCTTGGCTTGCCGCACAACAACATCGCTTCGATGGCGTCGTCAGTGATGTGGACATGCCTCGAGTCGATGGATTTGAATTGGTCCGGAGACTACGTGACCACCAAGCGACTGCGGAGATTCCGATCGTGTTAGTCACCGCCCGCGGATCGGACGACGACAAGGAACGCGGTGTCCAAGTCGGTGCGAACGGATACATTGTCAAAGACACCTTTGACCAAGCAAACCTTCTCGACACGATAGCGCAGTTGGTGTAA
- a CDS encoding methyl-accepting chemotaxis protein, protein MRLADHPQQLSLRWQISILLGIVMLLALWLMGTFAFWKGRQIVTDMTLEKMVAQTNEVASNLESELDRARADTLAIPSYPPIPGIIRCWNNEQNPGQDPLETGSTTQIWIERLAQIVTTELRGDDDRIECVFYDPTGRGVMRVAVQNGDYVLETNNIAAVTHERHFLKTRELTNASVYISPLRTNLQDNLILHVCTPVHAKSGDGRPETFQGMFVISLDGDRLFSKAATTSAIDNANPNQVIEIIDETMQFLYCSRNSDATAMSADRFDTLHPVRAEKLLHPKETTRPLQEHISAIFISGSDRPDGQSMLGTFKRIYYDPSDTSRFWGVTASEHGASALQSVTDLRNRFLMTGFFVLAGVFITGYFFAGRLAAPLAQLSQTADAIAGGHLDQELPEIHGVGEVNQLNASFRAMTQALRSHIAEAKNQKARTQATIDSTADAIISMNCEGTILSCNHATLEMFDYDEVQLIGQSASRLSRVLCTDASPHPSHNLAPGEVRRLGSGSEITGRHHNGSELPLLLRVVVMSYAGEEIYIATLQDIADRKRNEQERAKLFDAIRSAVQRLASASQQILITTSQQSTGAQEQAATVSEVVATAEEIAQTAAQAAQRADEVAQAARHTDEIGNEGRLAIEGSVASMEEVKRQVESIADNMLSLAERAQAIGEITATVSDIAEQTNILALNAAVEASRAGEHGKGFAVVAAEVKSLAEQSKRATAQVRSILNEIQTATNAAVLSTEQGTHTVSQASDVTAKAGEVINTLAQTLAHSTQMATQISASANQQAAGVRQLNEGIRDIDTVSKQSLDAVQQIEQAARNLNELSNQLASLTEI, encoded by the coding sequence AATCGTGACCGATATGACGCTCGAAAAGATGGTCGCCCAAACCAACGAAGTCGCCAGCAATCTCGAAAGCGAACTCGACCGCGCCCGAGCCGACACCCTAGCGATCCCAAGCTATCCGCCAATTCCTGGCATCATTCGTTGCTGGAACAACGAACAAAATCCGGGCCAAGACCCGCTCGAAACCGGTTCGACCACCCAAATTTGGATCGAACGGTTGGCCCAGATTGTGACCACGGAACTGCGTGGGGATGACGATCGAATTGAATGCGTCTTTTACGATCCCACAGGACGCGGCGTGATGCGGGTGGCTGTTCAAAACGGCGACTATGTACTGGAAACCAACAACATTGCTGCGGTCACCCACGAACGGCACTTTCTAAAGACACGCGAACTCACGAATGCCAGTGTTTACATTTCGCCGCTCCGAACGAATCTCCAAGACAACTTGATACTCCATGTCTGCACCCCCGTGCATGCGAAGTCCGGCGATGGCCGACCCGAAACGTTTCAGGGCATGTTTGTGATCTCCCTCGATGGCGATCGATTGTTCTCTAAAGCGGCCACCACGAGTGCGATCGACAACGCAAATCCGAATCAGGTGATTGAAATCATCGATGAAACGATGCAGTTTCTATACTGCAGTCGCAACAGTGACGCGACCGCGATGAGCGCGGATCGCTTTGATACACTGCATCCCGTTCGTGCTGAAAAACTACTGCACCCTAAGGAAACGACAAGACCACTCCAGGAGCACATTTCGGCCATCTTCATCTCAGGCTCGGATCGTCCCGACGGGCAATCGATGCTCGGCACCTTCAAACGCATCTACTACGACCCCAGTGACACGTCACGTTTCTGGGGAGTGACCGCCAGCGAACACGGAGCGTCCGCGTTGCAAAGCGTGACCGACTTGCGGAATCGCTTTCTGATGACAGGTTTTTTCGTCTTGGCCGGAGTTTTTATCACCGGCTACTTCTTCGCCGGACGCTTGGCCGCTCCGCTTGCCCAACTCAGCCAAACGGCCGACGCGATCGCAGGCGGCCACCTCGACCAGGAATTGCCCGAGATCCACGGCGTCGGCGAAGTCAACCAACTGAACGCTTCCTTTCGGGCAATGACGCAAGCCTTGCGCAGCCACATTGCCGAGGCCAAGAATCAAAAAGCACGTACGCAAGCGACGATCGACTCCACCGCCGATGCGATCATCTCGATGAACTGCGAAGGCACCATTTTATCGTGCAACCATGCGACCCTTGAAATGTTTGACTACGACGAAGTTCAACTCATTGGCCAGAGCGCTTCTCGACTGAGTCGCGTGCTATGCACCGATGCGTCGCCACACCCCTCGCACAACCTCGCCCCCGGAGAAGTCCGTCGGCTCGGATCGGGATCGGAGATAACGGGACGTCATCACAATGGATCCGAACTGCCATTATTGTTGCGAGTGGTGGTGATGAGCTACGCAGGCGAAGAGATTTACATCGCCACGCTGCAGGACATTGCCGATCGCAAACGCAACGAACAGGAACGGGCGAAATTGTTTGATGCCATTCGTAGCGCGGTGCAGCGTCTGGCTTCTGCCAGCCAACAAATTCTGATCACCACAAGCCAACAATCCACAGGGGCTCAGGAGCAAGCCGCAACGGTATCGGAGGTTGTCGCGACAGCCGAAGAGATCGCCCAAACCGCGGCGCAAGCCGCCCAGCGTGCCGACGAAGTCGCACAAGCCGCCCGCCACACCGACGAAATCGGTAATGAAGGACGCTTGGCGATCGAAGGTTCCGTGGCATCGATGGAAGAGGTCAAGCGACAAGTCGAGTCGATCGCCGACAACATGCTCTCGCTCGCGGAGCGTGCCCAAGCGATTGGCGAAATCACGGCCACGGTCAGCGACATCGCCGAACAAACCAACATCCTCGCCCTCAACGCTGCGGTCGAAGCCTCGCGGGCGGGCGAACATGGCAAGGGCTTTGCCGTGGTCGCCGCGGAAGTCAAATCACTGGCCGAACAATCCAAACGCGCCACGGCCCAAGTGCGATCGATCTTGAACGAAATCCAAACCGCGACCAACGCAGCCGTTCTGTCGACCGAACAGGGAACTCATACCGTCAGCCAGGCCAGCGATGTGACCGCCAAGGCGGGAGAGGTGATCAACACGCTAGCCCAAACACTCGCGCATTCGACCCAAATGGCAACCCAGATCTCCGCATCCGCCAATCAACAGGCCGCCGGAGTGCGACAACTCAACGAAGGCATCCGAGACATCGATACCGTTTCGAAACAAAGTCTCGATGCGGTGCAACAGATCGAACAGGCCGCCAGAAACTTGAACGAACTCAGCAACCAACTTGCCTCCTTGACGGAGATCTAA
- the cheB gene encoding chemotaxis-specific protein-glutamate methyltransferase CheB, giving the protein MKMHTVLVVDDSPTAREVLRSILSEAVGFKIVGFANDGREAIEKAKALRPDVITMDINMPVMNGLEATQEIMIEAPTPIVIVSASTRVQEVEASMEALNAGALAILPKPTGPHSPNHAALAKEIVATVKAMADVLVIGRRRRFPPPCQTTDLPKPSASRARIQIISILSSTGGPPALAKLLGQLPADFPVPILLVQHMVSSFIPGFARWLDSVVPIQVKLARDLEMMESSCVYVGAAGHHLGVSSTSRIRFSDAPAIGGFQPSGTHLFATVAEQFGPAAAGVIMTGMGRDGLTGLQRIHAAGGITIAQDEATSVVFGMARVAIEHQAIRSVLPLEEIAPHLIQLTGNR; this is encoded by the coding sequence ATGAAAATGCACACAGTATTGGTTGTCGACGATTCTCCCACGGCAAGGGAAGTGTTGCGGTCCATCCTTTCGGAAGCGGTGGGATTCAAGATCGTAGGGTTCGCAAACGATGGGCGAGAGGCGATTGAAAAAGCCAAAGCGTTGCGGCCCGACGTGATCACGATGGACATCAACATGCCGGTCATGAATGGACTCGAAGCAACCCAAGAGATCATGATCGAAGCCCCCACGCCGATCGTGATCGTCTCGGCCAGCACTCGAGTTCAGGAGGTCGAAGCGTCGATGGAAGCGCTCAACGCGGGCGCGCTGGCGATTCTGCCCAAACCCACCGGGCCTCATTCGCCAAATCATGCAGCGTTGGCAAAGGAGATCGTCGCCACAGTCAAAGCGATGGCCGACGTGCTAGTGATTGGCCGTCGACGACGGTTCCCCCCACCATGCCAAACGACCGACTTGCCCAAACCCTCCGCATCACGCGCTCGGATCCAAATCATCTCGATCCTCTCATCCACCGGAGGCCCTCCAGCGCTCGCCAAGTTGCTGGGCCAGTTACCGGCGGATTTCCCGGTCCCAATCTTGCTGGTTCAACACATGGTATCCAGCTTCATTCCCGGGTTTGCACGCTGGCTCGATAGCGTCGTTCCGATCCAAGTCAAACTAGCACGCGATCTCGAAATGATGGAGTCCAGTTGCGTCTACGTCGGCGCGGCAGGTCACCATCTAGGCGTGAGCAGCACGTCGCGCATTCGTTTCTCGGACGCTCCAGCGATCGGTGGCTTTCAACCCTCCGGCACCCATCTGTTTGCCACGGTTGCCGAACAATTCGGCCCTGCTGCTGCCGGCGTCATCATGACCGGCATGGGACGCGACGGGCTAACGGGATTGCAACGTATCCATGCCGCCGGTGGGATCACCATCGCCCAAGACGAAGCGACCAGCGTCGTCTTTGGAATGGCCCGAGTCGCGATTGAGCATCAAGCGATCCGCAGCGTGTTACCGCTCGAAGAGATCGCCCCGCATCTGATCCAACTCACCGGCAATCGTTAA
- a CDS encoding trypsin-like peptidase domain-containing protein, with the protein MKIMFAIAVALISATNCFHCAAASAAGSILIDFSSSNCPPCRAMQPVIDQLEQTGVPVRHVDVDSERDLARRYGIRQTPTFVIVSGGKEVTRLVGTQSLAQLRDALAINPSGPLVQTGSMSASQNEFPRPQTRLAPMGRLPVGQTLASAASRAAEPMIEPMPSMSKADAIERARAATVRLRVHDGKGYGAGTGTIIDTQGEEALVLTCGHLFRETKGEGKIEVDLFVGGQVQTVLAQLLDYDAEDRDIALVVIRPGVAIEPVEVISSVDQVRVGQPAFSYGCDRGDDPTRRDTRLTGVNKYDQHINASNLEIEGAPIDGRSGGGLFDDAGRLIGVCNAADYKGDVGIYAGPGAVHWQLDQVNLTSLYQRERPAAAPERIASLNQNAGMPAAALQPSAIAPAAFQPASVAQGNNQGVASNQEVIVIIRDRNSPDRSPQVMTVNEPTADFLQMVQQQAR; encoded by the coding sequence ATGAAGATAATGTTCGCGATCGCGGTTGCTTTGATCTCGGCAACGAATTGCTTCCATTGTGCCGCCGCTTCGGCGGCCGGTTCGATTCTGATCGATTTTTCATCGTCGAATTGCCCTCCGTGTCGGGCGATGCAGCCCGTGATCGATCAACTCGAACAAACTGGCGTGCCCGTTCGGCATGTCGATGTCGACTCCGAACGCGATCTGGCTCGCCGCTACGGCATCCGTCAAACCCCCACCTTTGTGATCGTATCAGGCGGAAAAGAAGTCACCCGCTTGGTGGGAACCCAGTCCCTCGCTCAGCTCCGCGATGCACTCGCCATCAATCCCAGCGGTCCGTTGGTCCAAACCGGATCGATGTCGGCTTCGCAAAATGAGTTTCCTAGGCCGCAAACGCGGTTGGCACCCATGGGGCGATTGCCGGTGGGACAAACACTCGCCTCGGCGGCAAGTCGTGCAGCCGAACCGATGATCGAGCCGATGCCAAGTATGAGTAAAGCCGACGCGATCGAACGAGCTCGCGCCGCGACCGTTCGCTTGCGAGTTCACGACGGTAAAGGCTACGGCGCTGGAACGGGAACGATCATCGACACCCAAGGCGAAGAGGCTTTGGTTTTGACTTGCGGACACCTGTTCCGTGAAACCAAAGGCGAAGGAAAGATCGAAGTCGATCTGTTTGTCGGTGGACAAGTGCAAACCGTGCTCGCACAACTGCTTGATTACGATGCCGAGGATCGTGACATCGCTTTGGTCGTCATTCGTCCTGGAGTCGCGATCGAGCCTGTCGAAGTGATTTCCTCGGTCGACCAAGTTCGCGTCGGGCAACCCGCCTTCAGCTACGGTTGCGATCGCGGTGACGACCCGACGCGGCGTGATACCCGCTTGACGGGAGTGAACAAGTACGACCAACACATCAACGCATCGAATCTTGAAATCGAAGGCGCTCCGATCGATGGACGCAGCGGTGGCGGATTATTTGATGATGCGGGCCGATTGATTGGGGTTTGTAACGCCGCGGATTACAAAGGCGACGTCGGCATCTACGCTGGCCCCGGTGCCGTGCATTGGCAACTCGATCAAGTCAACCTCACCAGTTTGTATCAGCGGGAGCGTCCAGCCGCGGCCCCCGAGCGAATCGCAAGTCTAAATCAGAATGCGGGTATGCCCGCCGCGGCACTTCAGCCCTCGGCGATCGCCCCGGCAGCGTTTCAACCTGCGTCGGTCGCGCAAGGGAACAACCAGGGAGTCGCGAGCAATCAAGAAGTGATTGTGATCATTCGCGACCGAAACAGTCCCGATCGTTCACCGCAAGTGATGACGGTCAACGAACCGACGGCGGACTTTTTGCAAATGGTTCAGCAGCAGGCCCGCTAG